Proteins encoded together in one Calditrichota bacterium window:
- a CDS encoding ribonuclease HI family protein: MKAPPPRQAFAKRIGSSVHAGRRNLRNSKSIELHAHIDGGARGNPGPAAIGVVIHDDQGNLLYEEGTYIGHGTNNEAEYRALIRLLEVCAANPVIKESGAQILRVACDSQLIVKQVLGEWKIKEPRLQDLNQEVQQKKRLLNGLTPRIRHVRREENKDADKLVNQALDAEEKK, from the coding sequence CTGAAAGCGCCACCACCGCGGCAAGCCTTTGCGAAGCGCATTGGGTCCAGCGTCCACGCTGGCCGCCGGAATCTGAGGAATAGCAAAAGCATCGAACTTCACGCGCACATTGACGGCGGCGCTCGCGGCAATCCCGGCCCCGCCGCCATCGGAGTGGTCATCCACGACGATCAGGGCAATCTGCTCTACGAAGAGGGAACCTATATCGGCCACGGCACAAACAACGAGGCCGAGTATCGCGCGTTGATCAGACTGCTTGAAGTCTGCGCCGCGAATCCCGTTATCAAAGAGAGCGGCGCCCAAATCCTGCGCGTCGCATGCGACAGCCAGTTGATCGTAAAACAGGTCTTGGGCGAGTGGAAAATCAAAGAGCCGCGCCTGCAAGACCTGAATCAGGAAGTCCAACAAAAAAAGCGACTCCTGAACGGCCTGACTCCCAGAATCCGCCACGTCCGCAGAGAAGAAAACAAAGACGCGGACAAGTTGGTAAACCAAGCGCTGGATGCCGAAGAAAAGAAGTAG
- a CDS encoding EamA family transporter, which produces MNSSAAKPAWSVRLLLLGLMVTHVSVTGFGYVVNRLATQEFNPFAYAFWRLCVGIVGLVALMSLTKSWKRIDRADYPRILLLALVAVPINQVIYLVGISKTMPSHASLLYGTTAVFALFLSAALGYEKILKHKIFAIVVSLGGLVVIVTQGGEFDTGSQLFIGDVLIFTAVLAWATYTVLGKPIVKKYGAISTTGVVLLVGSFVGLPFLAYPALQQDYSSITWVGWGGVFYAGLVLSVLAYSVWYKILTMIDPSQVAILTTPQPVVATTFSTFIVGEIIGWPLVVGGILVIAGIVLMDAPAFARRANSLRKRVLAK; this is translated from the coding sequence TTGAACTCTTCCGCCGCTAAGCCCGCGTGGTCCGTGCGGCTGCTGCTCTTGGGGCTTATGGTGACACACGTGAGTGTCACCGGATTCGGTTATGTGGTCAACCGGCTGGCCACGCAGGAATTCAATCCGTTCGCTTATGCGTTCTGGAGATTGTGCGTCGGCATCGTGGGCCTTGTGGCGCTGATGTCACTGACCAAGTCGTGGAAACGAATTGACCGCGCGGATTATCCGCGGATTTTGCTGCTCGCGCTGGTGGCTGTGCCGATCAACCAAGTGATTTATTTGGTCGGCATCAGCAAGACTATGCCGTCACATGCGTCGCTGCTCTATGGAACGACCGCCGTTTTCGCACTGTTTCTCTCCGCCGCATTGGGGTATGAGAAAATCCTGAAGCACAAGATTTTCGCAATTGTGGTTTCCCTGGGCGGGCTGGTGGTCATTGTTACACAAGGCGGTGAGTTTGACACGGGATCGCAACTGTTTATCGGCGATGTTTTGATCTTCACTGCCGTGTTGGCGTGGGCGACCTATACCGTGCTGGGCAAGCCGATTGTCAAGAAATACGGAGCGATCTCCACGACGGGAGTCGTGTTATTGGTGGGGTCGTTTGTTGGACTGCCGTTTTTGGCTTATCCCGCGCTGCAGCAGGACTATTCTTCGATCACATGGGTCGGTTGGGGCGGAGTGTTTTATGCGGGGCTCGTGCTCTCCGTCTTGGCCTACAGCGTGTGGTACAAAATTCTGACGATGATTGATCCGTCGCAAGTCGCGATACTCACGACTCCCCAGCCGGTGGTGGCGACGACGTTTTCAACTTTCATCGTCGGTGAAATCATCGGTTGGCCGCTGGTTGTCGGCGGTATCTTGGTTATCGCAGGCATCGTATTGATGGATGCGCCGGCTTTTGCAAGACGGGCCAATTCACTTCGCAAGAGAGTTTTAGCTAAATGA
- a CDS encoding phosphoglucosamine mutase: MVKDAPLMISISGVRGIVGKSMTAEVCLRWAQAFGKSCAPGPVVVGGDSRISKTMMRAATISGLASSGASIIDVGVVSTPTVSLAVEEHRAAGGIAITASHNPAEWNALKFYGADGLFIDESRGKTLRAEVESDRDFNVDAFSIGTYQRDELAVERHINAVLGLPFLKLDELRARKFRVGLDAVNGAGGELLKVLLETLGCTVVGFHLEPTGRFPRLPEPVSENLVDVCSAMKATNVDIGFVLDPDADRLALIRSDGRPAGEELTLCASAIAALPHVKGPVVANCSTSLALRDIATQFERDYFETKVGEAHVAQKMLEVGASIGGEGNGGVMLPMIHASRDSAIGAALVLQALLEFGKSSAEFFDSMPQYHLVKKKIEFPDLVRQRQALEQLNEFKLFGQAETLDGLKWRTDRAWVQARASNTEPIVRVFAEAATREEAERLTNEILSFIK; the protein is encoded by the coding sequence ATGGTAAAAGACGCGCCGCTGATGATTTCGATTTCCGGGGTGCGCGGCATCGTCGGAAAGAGCATGACGGCTGAAGTTTGTTTGCGATGGGCGCAGGCCTTCGGCAAATCGTGTGCGCCGGGTCCCGTGGTGGTCGGCGGTGACAGCCGTATCAGTAAGACGATGATGCGCGCCGCGACGATTTCAGGGCTGGCTTCAAGCGGAGCAAGCATCATTGACGTGGGAGTCGTGTCAACCCCGACCGTATCGTTGGCCGTGGAAGAACACCGCGCTGCAGGGGGCATCGCGATTACAGCAAGTCATAATCCGGCAGAATGGAACGCGCTGAAATTTTACGGCGCGGACGGGCTGTTCATTGACGAATCCCGCGGCAAGACCTTGCGCGCCGAAGTTGAATCGGATAGGGATTTCAACGTCGACGCGTTTTCAATCGGAACATACCAGCGTGATGAGCTTGCCGTTGAGCGGCACATTAACGCCGTGCTCGGGTTGCCGTTTCTGAAACTTGATGAATTGCGCGCTCGTAAGTTTCGCGTGGGACTCGATGCCGTGAATGGCGCGGGCGGCGAACTCTTGAAGGTGCTTTTGGAAACGCTTGGCTGCACGGTTGTGGGGTTTCATCTCGAACCGACGGGCAGATTTCCGCGTTTGCCGGAACCCGTTTCGGAGAACCTTGTTGACGTTTGTTCTGCCATGAAAGCCACCAATGTCGATATCGGATTTGTGCTTGATCCTGACGCCGACCGACTGGCGTTGATTCGATCGGACGGCCGGCCCGCGGGAGAAGAACTTACGTTGTGCGCGTCCGCTATTGCAGCTTTACCGCACGTGAAAGGCCCTGTAGTGGCCAATTGCTCAACCAGCCTTGCGCTGCGGGACATTGCGACGCAATTCGAGCGTGACTACTTCGAGACCAAAGTCGGAGAAGCTCACGTCGCCCAAAAGATGCTCGAAGTCGGCGCGTCCATCGGCGGCGAAGGAAACGGCGGCGTGATGCTGCCAATGATCCACGCGTCTCGGGACTCCGCCATCGGTGCAGCGCTTGTACTCCAAGCTCTGCTGGAGTTCGGCAAATCTTCCGCTGAGTTTTTCGATTCCATGCCGCAATATCATTTGGTCAAGAAGAAGATAGAGTTTCCGGACCTCGTTCGGCAGCGGCAGGCACTCGAACAGCTAAACGAATTTAAACTCTTTGGACAAGCGGAAACTTTGGACGGGCTCAAATGGCGGACGGACCGTGCTTGGGTCCAGGCCCGGGCTTCCAACACCGAACCCATTGTTCGCGTATTCGCGGAGGCAGCAACTCGCGAAGAAGCAGAGCGTTTGACGAACGAAATTCTGAGTTTCATCAAGTAA
- a CDS encoding DUF4097 family beta strand repeat protein, producing the protein MKYIFLLTLVVVAQLFAAEFKKEHGDYVYRDTLTFEESAEGLDLLDCSATNGEIELTGEDRSTVSVTAILKIEADELEDGQEYLKDFRPVVKRSGDKLEIYSEYPDSKFDWDEVSANIDFIIHAPKSLNLDASCANGEINAMGMTGSADLSSANGEIAFTSKDGVTGQVDASCANGEVTIDVAALTGNCEFSTANGEITVTVRETLAGNISASTANGEITLALPEDADMKVSASSLSGGSIESDWEGKYSDKLVGDEFEVVVNEGTYLVDLSSVNGEIDLRKAKK; encoded by the coding sequence ATGAAGTACATTTTTTTGTTGACACTGGTCGTCGTCGCTCAGCTTTTTGCGGCGGAGTTCAAGAAAGAACACGGTGACTACGTGTATCGCGACACTCTCACATTCGAGGAGTCTGCCGAAGGACTGGATCTGCTCGACTGCTCTGCCACGAACGGCGAGATAGAATTGACCGGAGAAGACCGCAGCACGGTCAGTGTGACGGCCATACTCAAGATTGAGGCAGACGAACTTGAAGACGGTCAAGAGTACTTGAAAGACTTCAGGCCGGTCGTTAAGCGCAGCGGAGACAAGCTCGAGATATACTCCGAGTATCCCGACTCGAAATTCGATTGGGATGAAGTGAGCGCAAACATCGACTTTATCATCCACGCACCGAAAAGTTTGAACCTTGACGCGTCTTGCGCGAACGGCGAGATAAACGCTATGGGCATGACCGGAAGTGCGGACCTCTCCAGCGCCAACGGTGAAATTGCATTCACATCAAAAGACGGCGTGACCGGACAGGTCGACGCGTCTTGCGCCAACGGCGAAGTCACGATTGACGTTGCCGCACTTACCGGCAATTGCGAATTCAGCACGGCCAACGGCGAGATCACAGTCACGGTTCGCGAAACACTTGCCGGAAATATTTCGGCGTCGACTGCCAATGGCGAAATCACGTTAGCACTTCCTGAAGACGCAGACATGAAGGTTTCGGCCAGTTCGCTTTCCGGAGGTTCCATCGAATCCGACTGGGAAGGCAAATACTCTGACAAACTCGTTGGCGACGAATTCGAGGTCGTGGTCAATGAAGGCACATACCTTGTGGATCTAAGCAGCGTGAACGGCGAAATCGATCTCCGCAAGGCGAAAAAGTAA
- a CDS encoding GAF domain-containing protein: MISLSPTSITSKLPQGDFRARCQALCEALRLAHPKYDWIGFYWVDGDHLNLGPWTGDAPTEHTRIPIAQGICGAAVREEQTIIVDDVHSDPRYLSCFLETRSEIVVPIYADGLIIGEIDIDGKNVADFDSSDQKFLEAIAEFVGREWPGKW, encoded by the coding sequence ATGATTTCACTTTCTCCTACGAGTATTACAAGCAAACTCCCGCAAGGAGATTTTCGCGCGCGATGTCAGGCTTTGTGCGAAGCATTGCGGCTGGCGCATCCGAAATATGATTGGATCGGATTCTACTGGGTTGACGGCGATCATTTGAATCTCGGCCCCTGGACGGGCGATGCCCCGACTGAGCACACGCGTATTCCGATTGCGCAGGGGATTTGCGGCGCTGCGGTGCGTGAAGAGCAGACGATTATCGTCGACGACGTGCACTCAGATCCGCGTTACCTGTCGTGTTTTCTCGAAACAAGGTCGGAGATCGTCGTACCGATTTATGCGGATGGCTTGATCATCGGCGAGATTGACATCGACGGCAAGAACGTCGCGGATTTCGATTCATCGGATCAGAAATTTCTGGAAGCGATTGCGGAATTTGTCGGAAGAGAGTGGCCGGGGAAATGGTAA
- a CDS encoding DUF5020 family protein, which produces MRLLAFCLLIVSASQAADTYVNTQLHRDFDREIFTSTTEIWSGDKLGSTFFFTDLDFTSTGNTQSYFEISRHFILTRIRKLGHLNASIQFNDGVTGFDEMGGKVIPRTLLGGIAVTELKSGNAVFEVQALLRQEFAADLGWQLTGVWFVPIGKSPFEFLGYVDWNSNHYGNQPVSIQTEPQFQYRWRQMALGTEWEISRNFAGAFTKKDGYETGKWYLHPTIYVRYDF; this is translated from the coding sequence ATGCGACTTCTTGCCTTCTGTCTGCTGATTGTCTCAGCCTCTCAAGCGGCGGATACTTACGTCAACACACAGCTCCATCGCGACTTCGACCGCGAAATTTTTACTTCAACGACAGAAATTTGGAGCGGGGACAAATTAGGTTCAACATTTTTCTTCACAGATCTTGATTTTACGTCAACCGGGAATACTCAGTCGTATTTTGAGATTTCCCGTCACTTTATCCTCACCAGAATCCGGAAACTCGGGCACTTGAACGCCTCCATCCAGTTTAATGATGGCGTGACGGGATTTGACGAAATGGGCGGCAAGGTCATTCCGCGAACGCTATTGGGTGGAATTGCCGTGACGGAACTTAAGTCGGGAAACGCGGTCTTCGAAGTGCAGGCGCTACTCCGTCAAGAGTTTGCAGCGGACTTGGGCTGGCAACTTACTGGCGTTTGGTTCGTTCCAATAGGTAAGAGTCCCTTCGAGTTCCTTGGCTACGTGGATTGGAACTCAAACCATTACGGAAACCAGCCTGTCTCAATTCAAACTGAGCCCCAATTCCAGTACCGTTGGCGGCAAATGGCCCTCGGGACGGAGTGGGAAATTTCCCGGAATTTTGCGGGCGCCTTCACCAAAAAAGACGGCTACGAAACGGGCAAATGGTACCTGCACCCAACTATTTATGTGCGGTACGATTTCTAA
- the recJ gene encoding single-stranded-DNA-specific exonuclease RecJ, whose translation MQPRWEMVESRPHEEIERLSRQAQVPYTIARILLNRGMETPDAVERFFSPSPAQLYDPFLMSGMEKAVDRIVEALQNRDRIAIYGDYDVDGITSVSMLYLFLRDLGGDVVAYIPDRQNEGYGISQAGLDEVKKQGAQLVISVDCGITSVSEAEYAKSLGLELIISDHHEPADELPAALAVLDPKCADSGYPFSELAGVGVTFKLAQGITKTLGLDAEFAFKYIDLVALGTSADIVPLIDENRVLVKEGLEKLNAAPEVGLASLIESAGVRGGKIDVGQIVFNIAPRINAVGRMGSAMRAVQLLTTRDQVQAREVAQVLEQENRRRKEIDNETLSQALEEIRYTMNPNDRHSIVLSREGWHSGVIGIVASRLIEKFYRPTVMISVENGMGKGSARSVSNFDIFNALKACSELLEQFGGHKYAAGLTIPAENIPAFKERFEEACKELMTEEDLVRKVKIESEIELDEITPEVVKTLKRFEPFGPHNTRPTFVSRDLGTVYPPRIVGQNHLKLVASQNGTQFEAIGFNLGDHIDKFMNGRRSYEMVYVIEENEYQNRKTTQLRIKDIR comes from the coding sequence ATGCAACCCAGATGGGAAATGGTGGAGAGTCGGCCACATGAGGAGATCGAACGCCTAAGCCGTCAAGCCCAAGTACCTTACACAATCGCGCGGATTCTATTGAACCGCGGGATGGAAACACCGGACGCTGTCGAGAGATTTTTTAGTCCCTCGCCGGCGCAACTCTATGACCCATTCCTGATGTCGGGAATGGAAAAAGCCGTTGATCGCATCGTGGAAGCGCTGCAAAACCGCGACCGCATTGCCATCTACGGTGACTACGACGTGGACGGAATTACTTCCGTGTCCATGCTCTATCTGTTCTTGCGCGACCTCGGCGGGGACGTCGTGGCCTATATTCCCGACCGCCAAAATGAAGGCTACGGAATTTCTCAGGCCGGACTCGACGAAGTCAAGAAGCAGGGCGCGCAGTTGGTGATTTCGGTCGACTGCGGCATCACTTCTGTGTCGGAAGCGGAATACGCCAAGTCACTCGGACTCGAACTGATTATCTCCGATCACCACGAACCGGCCGACGAACTTCCGGCGGCGCTCGCGGTGTTGGATCCCAAGTGCGCGGATTCCGGCTATCCGTTCTCTGAACTTGCCGGTGTCGGTGTCACCTTCAAGCTCGCGCAAGGCATCACGAAGACCCTCGGCCTTGACGCCGAGTTCGCTTTCAAGTATATCGATCTGGTTGCGCTCGGCACTTCGGCGGACATCGTTCCGTTGATTGACGAGAACCGCGTGTTGGTCAAAGAAGGGCTCGAAAAACTCAACGCCGCGCCCGAAGTCGGTTTGGCGAGTTTGATCGAGTCCGCCGGTGTGCGCGGGGGCAAAATCGACGTCGGCCAAATTGTTTTCAATATCGCGCCGCGCATCAACGCCGTCGGCAGAATGGGCAGCGCCATGCGCGCCGTTCAGTTGCTGACGACCCGCGATCAAGTGCAAGCCCGCGAAGTGGCGCAAGTCTTGGAACAAGAAAACCGCCGCCGCAAAGAGATCGACAACGAAACTTTGTCGCAGGCTCTCGAGGAGATTCGCTACACCATGAATCCCAACGACCGCCACTCGATCGTGCTTTCGCGCGAGGGTTGGCACTCGGGAGTCATCGGAATCGTCGCCTCGCGCTTGATTGAAAAATTCTACCGTCCGACCGTGATGATTTCCGTCGAGAACGGCATGGGCAAAGGTTCAGCGAGATCGGTATCGAATTTCGACATTTTCAATGCGCTGAAAGCCTGTTCCGAGTTACTCGAGCAGTTCGGCGGACACAAGTATGCCGCGGGTTTGACAATCCCGGCAGAAAACATTCCGGCGTTCAAGGAGCGTTTCGAAGAAGCCTGCAAAGAGCTGATGACAGAAGAAGATCTGGTGCGCAAGGTCAAGATCGAGAGTGAAATAGAGCTCGACGAGATTACGCCGGAAGTTGTCAAAACGCTGAAGCGATTCGAGCCGTTTGGCCCGCACAATACGCGGCCGACGTTCGTTTCGCGCGATCTCGGCACGGTCTATCCGCCGCGAATAGTAGGTCAGAACCATTTGAAACTCGTGGCCTCTCAAAACGGCACTCAGTTCGAGGCTATCGGATTCAATTTGGGTGATCACATCGACAAATTCATGAACGGACGCAGGTCTTATGAGATGGTCTATGTGATCGAAGAGAACGAATATCAGAACCGCAAAACGACGCAGTTGCGCATAAAGGATATCCGATGA
- a CDS encoding HAD family hydrolase, producing MKLLIFDIDGTLTSLDGATTRAYAKAFRRVFDRDMITAGLSMHGRTDPLIFRYCYSKSGLTGDWREGYEAFKPPYLEELPVSIQNSPRAKVHPGVRELLDALTTEPEEFALALGTGNMEAGGRAKIAHFDLNHFFPVGGFGDVHVERHLILQDALDAAAEHFGKEFDPMESWVIGDTEHDIHGAQKLGLKTLAVATGGKYTVDMLQEYGADEVRQDLSGTAELLELFRR from the coding sequence ATGAAACTACTTATTTTTGACATAGACGGAACCTTGACCAGCCTCGACGGGGCCACCACCCGGGCATATGCAAAAGCGTTCAGGAGGGTGTTTGACCGCGACATGATTACAGCGGGGCTCTCTATGCACGGCCGTACCGATCCGCTGATCTTTCGCTATTGTTACTCCAAGAGTGGGCTGACCGGAGACTGGCGCGAAGGGTATGAGGCTTTTAAACCGCCGTATCTAGAGGAATTGCCGGTATCCATTCAGAATAGTCCGCGAGCCAAGGTGCATCCTGGAGTACGGGAGTTGCTCGATGCGCTCACTACCGAACCTGAAGAATTTGCGCTGGCGCTGGGCACGGGGAATATGGAGGCTGGGGGCCGCGCCAAGATTGCTCACTTTGATTTGAATCACTTCTTTCCGGTCGGAGGTTTCGGTGACGTCCACGTTGAACGGCATTTGATTTTGCAGGATGCGCTCGACGCGGCGGCTGAACATTTCGGGAAAGAGTTTGACCCCATGGAGTCATGGGTCATTGGGGACACCGAACATGACATTCACGGCGCTCAAAAGCTGGGGCTGAAAACCTTAGCCGTTGCGACCGGAGGAAAATACACTGTTGATATGCTTCAGGAATACGGCGCGGACGAAGTTCGACAGGACTTGAGCGGTACCGCGGAGCTGCTTGAACTCTTCCGCCGCTAA
- a CDS encoding aldo/keto reductase — protein sequence MSLVKLGNSGLRVSRVSLGTMTFGHPEYGCDQSEAGKIIDAYLGAGNNFIDSADIYAKGDSETYLGNLLGARRKDVVLATKGFWAVEDGPNHCGASRKHLIEACEASLRRLKTDYIDLYYIHIWDPLTPLEETLGALNTLVEQGKVRYIGASDYSGWQISEAVNVSKCHHWHKFIVHQVEYSALARDIETDIVPASTYQGLGIIGWSPLAGGMLSGKYDDSKDTAGRFNSGDSGKWWGERFGSEANYRGAVEFTKIARELGVSPVTLAVAFTLKPDWMTSTIIGVRTAAQLEANLAAEALELPEEIYQRLLAIKPPYRHFPLLMHDNARKLRTKQEYTS from the coding sequence GTGAGTTTAGTGAAGTTAGGAAACAGTGGGCTGCGCGTCTCGCGGGTCAGTCTGGGAACGATGACGTTCGGTCACCCTGAATATGGCTGCGATCAGAGCGAAGCCGGCAAGATTATCGATGCCTATCTCGGAGCCGGAAACAATTTTATTGATTCAGCAGATATCTACGCGAAAGGCGATTCCGAAACATACCTCGGGAACTTACTCGGTGCGCGCCGCAAGGATGTTGTGCTGGCGACCAAAGGGTTCTGGGCCGTCGAGGATGGGCCGAACCACTGCGGAGCCTCTCGAAAACATTTGATTGAAGCCTGTGAAGCGAGTCTTCGCAGACTGAAAACGGATTACATTGATCTTTACTACATTCACATTTGGGATCCGCTGACTCCGCTCGAAGAAACCCTCGGCGCACTCAATACCTTGGTTGAGCAAGGCAAAGTCCGGTACATCGGCGCCAGCGACTACTCGGGTTGGCAAATCAGCGAAGCTGTAAATGTTTCAAAGTGTCACCATTGGCATAAGTTCATTGTTCATCAGGTCGAGTATTCGGCCTTAGCCCGCGACATCGAGACGGACATCGTGCCCGCCTCGACCTATCAAGGTTTGGGAATCATTGGCTGGTCACCGTTGGCAGGGGGGATGTTGTCCGGAAAGTACGACGACAGCAAAGACACCGCCGGACGCTTCAACAGTGGAGACTCCGGCAAATGGTGGGGTGAACGCTTCGGTTCCGAAGCAAACTACCGGGGAGCCGTCGAATTCACGAAGATCGCCCGGGAACTCGGAGTTTCTCCCGTGACGCTGGCTGTGGCTTTCACCTTAAAGCCCGACTGGATGACCTCAACGATCATTGGAGTTAGAACGGCTGCACAACTTGAAGCCAATCTTGCGGCGGAAGCTCTCGAATTACCTGAGGAAATCTACCAGCGCTTGCTCGCTATCAAGCCGCCGTATCGACACTTTCCACTTCTGATGCACGACAACGCACGGAAGCTCAGAACCAAACAAGAGTATACGAGTTAG
- a CDS encoding type 1 glutamine amidotransferase: MNLPGKKIAILVEHHYQDLEVWYPLLRLREAGAKVVTLGTGSAPEYVGKYGYPVKVDKTADKVKASNFDGLVIPGGWAPDRLRMSEPVLDLVREMNRAKKPIACICHGGWVLVSAGVLRGKKVTSFAAIRDDMVNAGAKWVDEEVVVDKNLVTSRKPDDLPAFMQKFIELLATEK; the protein is encoded by the coding sequence ATGAATTTGCCGGGCAAGAAGATTGCAATCTTGGTTGAGCATCATTACCAAGACCTCGAAGTTTGGTATCCGCTTTTGCGCTTGCGTGAAGCAGGAGCAAAGGTCGTCACGCTGGGAACCGGATCGGCACCCGAATACGTCGGGAAATACGGCTATCCGGTCAAGGTCGACAAGACTGCAGATAAAGTGAAGGCGTCCAATTTTGACGGCCTTGTAATTCCGGGCGGGTGGGCGCCGGACAGACTTCGCATGTCGGAACCGGTGCTCGATCTGGTTCGTGAAATGAACAGAGCGAAGAAGCCCATTGCCTGCATTTGCCACGGAGGATGGGTGTTAGTCTCCGCGGGAGTACTTCGCGGCAAGAAAGTCACGAGCTTTGCCGCGATTCGCGACGACATGGTCAATGCGGGCGCGAAATGGGTGGATGAAGAGGTTGTCGTCGACAAAAACCTCGTCACGTCGCGCAAACCCGATGATCTGCCGGCGTTCATGCAGAAATTTATCGAATTGCTCGCCACCGAGAAATGA
- a CDS encoding DNA polymerase/3'-5' exonuclease PolX, with the protein MTRADVVALLEEYATLLDLINEDEFRAKAFANAARQLDAVSVTLDELMVGDRLSKVRGVGASVAQAIREAAESGTFADLENARARVPSGVFDLMKVEGLGPKKARTLWKEANVASLADLEAAIAAGTLTKFSGFGGKTVEKFRASLEFLKKTGGRKLRHQAKAAAVDIEESLRLIPGVLSAHFCGSLRRCMETVGDLDCIVCADPAQHDTVKKSILALGVVEWTSTEDQIWSGKHSSGMDVELSVCAPDELGTRLVLATGSKLHVAELQSRGEIPIAATEEDVYRSLNLQVVPPALREENLVLRDSNQPPYPGALTYRDLRGILHVHTTYSDGQHTLRQMAEAMIARGFQFLGIADHSKAAAYANGLTPERVLKQWEEIEYLNDELAPFRILKGTECDILPDGSLDFDDKLLAGFDFVVASIHSSFGMTEEQATERLCRALENPHVDVLGHPTGRLLLKREGYPVNHERLLDCAAKHGKSIELNCNPHRLDLDWRWFARALDLKIPIPLNPDAHTIEGLDDIEYGLELAAKGPIPKELCPSAWSAEEFITWCQSHDR; encoded by the coding sequence ATGACTCGTGCCGACGTTGTTGCGCTGCTCGAAGAGTATGCGACGCTGCTTGACCTGATCAATGAAGATGAGTTTCGCGCGAAAGCGTTTGCCAACGCCGCGCGGCAGCTTGATGCGGTCTCCGTGACGTTGGATGAACTGATGGTCGGAGACAGACTCTCCAAAGTTCGCGGAGTCGGAGCGAGCGTCGCACAAGCTATTCGAGAAGCGGCGGAGTCCGGGACGTTTGCGGATTTAGAAAATGCGCGTGCGCGTGTTCCGTCGGGTGTGTTCGACTTGATGAAGGTCGAGGGGCTTGGACCGAAGAAGGCCCGCACACTGTGGAAAGAAGCCAATGTCGCGTCGCTTGCCGATCTTGAAGCGGCGATTGCAGCGGGAACGCTCACGAAGTTCTCGGGGTTTGGCGGAAAGACAGTTGAAAAGTTTCGCGCGAGCCTTGAGTTCTTGAAGAAGACAGGCGGGCGAAAGCTGCGGCATCAGGCGAAGGCGGCTGCTGTGGATATTGAAGAGTCACTGAGGTTGATTCCCGGTGTTTTGAGCGCGCACTTTTGCGGTAGTTTGCGCAGATGCATGGAGACTGTCGGTGACTTAGATTGCATCGTTTGCGCCGACCCTGCGCAGCACGATACGGTGAAAAAGAGTATTCTTGCGCTCGGTGTCGTGGAGTGGACATCGACTGAAGATCAGATTTGGTCTGGCAAACACTCAAGCGGTATGGACGTAGAACTCTCGGTTTGTGCTCCTGATGAATTGGGGACGCGGCTTGTTTTGGCGACGGGTTCGAAACTGCATGTGGCGGAACTTCAGTCGCGCGGAGAGATTCCGATTGCCGCGACAGAGGAAGATGTTTACCGTTCCTTAAATTTGCAGGTTGTGCCGCCGGCTTTGCGCGAAGAAAATCTCGTGCTGCGCGATTCGAACCAACCCCCCTACCCTGGTGCTTTGACGTATCGTGACTTGCGCGGCATTTTGCATGTGCATACGACGTATTCGGACGGCCAACACACGCTGCGGCAGATGGCGGAAGCGATGATCGCGCGCGGATTTCAGTTCTTGGGGATAGCTGATCACTCGAAAGCCGCGGCGTATGCGAACGGCTTGACTCCCGAGCGGGTTTTGAAGCAGTGGGAAGAGATTGAGTATCTCAACGACGAACTCGCGCCGTTCAGGATATTGAAGGGCACGGAGTGTGACATTCTTCCGGACGGTTCGCTCGACTTCGATGATAAGCTGCTCGCGGGGTTTGATTTTGTGGTGGCGAGTATTCACTCAAGTTTTGGGATGACCGAGGAGCAGGCGACGGAACGATTGTGCCGTGCGCTGGAAAATCCGCACGTGGATGTTTTGGGTCATCCGACAGGACGGCTGCTCTTGAAACGTGAAGGTTATCCGGTGAATCACGAGCGCCTGCTCGACTGTGCGGCGAAGCACGGGAAGTCCATCGAACTGAATTGCAATCCGCATAGGCTTGATTTAGATTGGCGTTGGTTTGCGCGCGCGCTGGACTTGAAGATTCCGATTCCGCTCAATCCGGACGCGCATACGATAGAAGGGCTTGACGATATCGAATACGGTTTGGAACTCGCAGCCAAGGGACCGATTCCCAAAGAACTTTGTCCTTCCGCATGGTCCGCCGAAGAATTTATCACATGGTGTCAATCACACGATAGATGA